A window from Planococcus maritimus encodes these proteins:
- the yfmF gene encoding EF-P 5-aminopentanol modification-associated protein YfmF, which translates to MFETNKIAQGVNVHVHQTTQFKTINFSIRFKDRLTVKNASERAILANVLQHSNEIYPSHTALRMVLDDLYGTSLYIDSTKRGDDHIVNLNVETVNDQYLSDKGVLEKVLNLMYIALFKPNLENGLFKESIFKREQESIVQRIESIIDDKTRYAQQRMMELGLPDHPASINSNGSIEQVKQVTNESLVAAYKNMLETNEVEIYVVGDVAPEVITSHIRDYFRFSNRKQLPEKTQSQLQTPEQSRVLEYEDMKQGKLHMMFFTPVTFRDEDFPVMQVLNGVFGGYAHSKLFANIREKESMAYYVSSSYASQFGLMFVLAGIDRKLEEKAVSLILDQLNEIKQGHITDTEVEQTKALLSNQLKEALDSARGQIDIYDQYMELAEDFEPAYLIERWEKVTKEQIAQAAKNMSLQLTYFLSGKEDASDE; encoded by the coding sequence ATGTTTGAAACCAATAAGATTGCACAAGGCGTCAATGTTCATGTACATCAAACGACGCAATTCAAAACAATAAATTTTTCGATCCGCTTCAAGGACCGGCTTACCGTGAAAAATGCTTCAGAGCGCGCGATCCTGGCGAATGTATTGCAACACAGCAACGAAATATACCCATCCCATACGGCATTACGCATGGTGCTGGATGATTTATACGGAACATCACTATACATAGATTCCACCAAACGCGGAGACGACCACATCGTCAATTTAAATGTCGAAACCGTTAATGATCAATATTTGTCGGATAAAGGCGTTCTCGAAAAAGTATTGAATTTGATGTATATCGCTTTATTCAAGCCGAATTTAGAGAACGGACTGTTCAAGGAAAGCATTTTCAAGCGTGAACAAGAGTCCATCGTTCAGCGCATCGAATCTATAATTGACGATAAAACCCGCTACGCACAGCAGCGCATGATGGAACTCGGACTTCCGGACCATCCCGCTTCAATCAACTCCAACGGATCGATTGAACAGGTGAAACAAGTGACGAATGAATCGCTTGTCGCGGCATATAAAAATATGCTGGAAACAAATGAAGTAGAAATTTATGTGGTAGGGGATGTTGCGCCAGAAGTGATCACTTCCCATATCCGCGATTATTTCCGTTTTTCTAACCGTAAGCAATTGCCAGAAAAAACACAAAGCCAATTACAAACACCCGAGCAGTCACGCGTGCTGGAATACGAGGATATGAAACAAGGGAAATTACATATGATGTTCTTCACGCCGGTCACTTTCCGCGATGAGGATTTCCCGGTCATGCAAGTGCTGAACGGGGTTTTTGGCGGCTACGCGCATTCGAAGTTGTTTGCCAATATCCGTGAAAAAGAAAGCATGGCATATTATGTCTCAAGTTCTTATGCTTCACAATTCGGTTTGATGTTCGTCCTGGCCGGAATCGACCGCAAACTCGAAGAAAAAGCAGTGTCGTTGATTCTCGATCAATTGAATGAAATCAAACAAGGGCACATTACCGATACCGAAGTAGAGCAAACCAAGGCATTACTGAGCAACCAATTAAAAGAAGCGCTCGATTCGGCGAGAGGCCAAATCGACATTTACGATCAATACATGGAGCTCGCAGAAGATTTCGAACCTGCTTATTTGATTGAACGGTGGGAAAAAGTGACAAAAGAGCAGATTGCGCAGGCAGCGAAGAACATGAGCCTGCAATTGACGTATTTCTTGTCTGGCAAGGAGGATGCAAGCGATGAATAA
- a CDS encoding ABC transporter permease: MSFMDILYFIVPSAIFYAAPLILVAIGGVFSERSGVVNIGLEGLMVIGAFVGILFNLLFADTFGGMTPWLALIAAMVAALLLSLLHAVASISFRADQVVSGVAINLLAIALALYLVKSIFDKGQTDFISERFARYNVPFLSDIPVIGPLFFTSVYNTSFFAIGVAVLAWFVIYKTPFGLRLRAVGEHPMAADTMGINVTRMRYVAVMISGALAGIGGAIYAQTITGDFGHSTINGQGFMALAAMIFGKWHPLGAMGAALFFGFAQSLSIVGSSIPYIQEIPNVFLLILPYVLTIFALAGFIGRANAPKANGKPYIKGQR, from the coding sequence ATGAGCTTTATGGATATCCTATATTTCATCGTCCCTTCAGCGATTTTCTATGCAGCACCACTTATTTTGGTCGCAATCGGCGGGGTGTTTTCTGAACGCTCCGGCGTAGTTAATATCGGCCTCGAAGGCTTGATGGTTATCGGCGCATTTGTCGGGATTTTGTTCAACTTGCTGTTTGCGGACACATTCGGCGGAATGACGCCATGGCTGGCATTAATTGCCGCGATGGTGGCGGCGCTTCTATTATCGCTGCTGCACGCTGTTGCATCGATTTCTTTCCGTGCTGACCAAGTTGTATCTGGCGTGGCCATTAACTTATTGGCAATCGCCCTTGCGCTTTACTTAGTAAAAAGCATTTTCGACAAAGGCCAGACGGATTTCATCAGTGAGCGTTTTGCGCGCTATAACGTTCCGTTTTTGTCCGATATTCCGGTCATCGGCCCATTGTTCTTCACTTCGGTCTACAACACATCGTTTTTTGCGATTGGCGTTGCGGTCCTAGCGTGGTTTGTCATCTATAAGACGCCGTTCGGCTTGCGCTTGCGTGCGGTCGGCGAGCATCCAATGGCAGCTGACACGATGGGAATCAACGTAACAAGAATGCGTTATGTGGCGGTTATGATTTCCGGGGCTTTGGCTGGAATCGGCGGCGCAATCTACGCGCAAACGATTACTGGTGACTTCGGTCACTCGACGATCAACGGCCAAGGGTTCATGGCACTTGCCGCGATGATCTTTGGAAAATGGCATCCGCTTGGCGCGATGGGCGCAGCTTTGTTCTTTGGCTTCGCACAATCGCTGAGCATCGTCGGTTCCTCGATTCCTTATATTCAGGAAATACCGAATGTCTTCTTGTTGATCCTTCCTTACGTCTTAACGATTTTTGCATTAGCCGGCTTTATCGGCCGTGCCAATGCTCCAAAGGCGAACGGAAAACCGTATATCAAAGGACAACGTTAA
- a CDS encoding ABC transporter permease — MSNRVTNLLVPIVSVVLGLIVGAIIMLVSGYSPIEGYAALWNGIFGDLYTIGETLRQITPYLLAGLAVAFAFRSGLFNIGVEGQLIVGWFAAAYVGVAVELPKIIHLPLAIIAAAVAGALWGFVPGLLKAKFRVHEVIVTIMMNYIALHVTNALIKTVSEGGDRTERIFASASLRSEFLENLTEFSRLHLGLLLALIMVGVMWLILEKTTLGFELKAVGFNQNASEYAGMNVNKNIILAMVISGAFAGLAGAMEALGTFEYVSSKGGFTGIGFDGIAVALLGMNTPLGVVFGATLFGSLKYGALNMPNAAGIPIEIVEIVIAVIIFFVASGYIIRLLLLRAAGKKKEAK; from the coding sequence GTGTCGAATAGAGTGACCAATTTGCTGGTCCCGATCGTTTCCGTCGTGCTCGGCCTGATTGTCGGAGCAATTATTATGCTCGTCAGCGGCTATAGCCCGATTGAAGGCTATGCAGCATTATGGAACGGTATTTTTGGAGACCTTTACACCATCGGCGAAACACTTCGCCAAATCACACCTTATTTATTGGCTGGTCTAGCGGTCGCATTCGCTTTCCGCTCAGGGCTCTTTAACATTGGAGTAGAAGGGCAATTGATCGTCGGTTGGTTCGCTGCCGCTTATGTTGGCGTAGCGGTTGAATTGCCAAAAATCATTCATTTGCCGCTGGCGATTATCGCAGCAGCTGTGGCAGGAGCTTTATGGGGCTTTGTTCCAGGGCTATTGAAAGCCAAGTTCCGCGTGCACGAAGTTATCGTGACGATTATGATGAACTATATCGCGCTTCACGTAACGAACGCCTTGATCAAGACCGTTTCAGAAGGCGGAGACCGAACAGAGCGGATTTTCGCCAGTGCCTCTCTTCGTTCCGAGTTCTTGGAGAATTTGACGGAATTTTCCCGTCTGCACCTTGGATTATTGCTGGCACTCATCATGGTTGGTGTCATGTGGTTGATCTTGGAAAAAACGACGCTTGGCTTCGAGTTGAAAGCAGTTGGCTTTAACCAGAATGCTTCTGAATACGCTGGGATGAACGTTAACAAAAACATCATTCTTGCGATGGTCATTTCGGGTGCGTTTGCTGGGCTTGCCGGTGCAATGGAAGCTCTTGGGACATTTGAATATGTCTCGTCTAAAGGCGGTTTCACAGGAATTGGCTTTGATGGCATCGCGGTTGCACTTCTCGGCATGAATACGCCGCTTGGTGTCGTGTTCGGCGCAACCTTGTTCGGTTCCTTGAAATACGGGGCATTGAACATGCCGAATGCTGCGGGCATTCCGATTGAAATTGTTGAAATTGTCATTGCCGTTATTATTTTCTTTGTAGCATCTGGCTATATCATTCGTTTGCTGCTGCTCCGAGCGGCCGGCAAAAAGAAGGAGGCGAAGTGA
- a CDS encoding ABC transporter ATP-binding protein, whose product MEYVIEMLNIRKEFGNFVANDNITLQLEKGEIHALLGENGAGKSTLMNVLFGLYQPEGGEIRVRGKKVDIANPNVANDLGIGMVHQHFMLVENFSVTENIILGSEPTKMGVTNKKDAAQKVAELSEQYGLNVDPYAIIEDISVGMQQRVEILKTLYRGAEILIFDEPTASLTPQEITELIQIMKRLIAEGKSIILITHKLKEIMDVSDRVTVIRKGQGIGTVTTSETNPNDLAALMVGRQVTFKTEKGPAYPKEETLTVQDLVVEDYRGIAKVKNLNLTVRKGEIVGIAGIDGNGQSELIEAITGLRKVKSGKVLIHGKDVTGMKPRKVTESGVGHIPQDRHKHGLVLDFPIGHNIALQTYYQAPISKSGIMDYNKITEKAQQIIKDYDVRTQGPHEPARALSGGNQQKAIIGREVDRNPDLLIAALPTRGLDVGAIEFIHSRLIEQRDNGKAVLLISFELDEVMNVSDRIAVIHDGEIVDVVIPEETTEQQLGLLMAGHAEKDKKGGKHSVE is encoded by the coding sequence GTGGAATATGTTATTGAAATGCTGAATATCCGCAAAGAGTTCGGGAATTTTGTCGCCAACGACAACATCACCTTGCAACTTGAAAAAGGCGAAATTCATGCACTGCTCGGTGAAAATGGAGCAGGGAAATCCACCTTGATGAATGTTTTGTTTGGGTTATACCAACCAGAAGGCGGAGAAATTCGCGTCAGAGGAAAAAAAGTAGACATTGCCAACCCAAATGTAGCGAACGATCTTGGCATCGGCATGGTGCACCAACATTTTATGCTCGTCGAGAATTTCAGTGTCACTGAAAACATTATCCTCGGCAGTGAGCCGACAAAGATGGGTGTTACCAATAAAAAAGATGCTGCCCAAAAAGTAGCGGAATTATCGGAACAATATGGACTCAATGTCGACCCTTACGCCATCATCGAAGACATTTCAGTCGGTATGCAGCAACGTGTGGAAATCCTTAAAACTTTATACCGCGGAGCAGAGATCTTGATTTTCGATGAGCCGACAGCTTCACTGACGCCACAGGAAATTACAGAACTGATCCAAATCATGAAGCGTTTGATCGCAGAAGGCAAATCGATCATTTTGATCACGCATAAATTGAAAGAGATCATGGACGTTTCAGACCGCGTGACGGTCATCCGTAAAGGGCAAGGCATCGGCACGGTGACGACTTCAGAAACCAACCCGAATGATTTGGCAGCCTTGATGGTCGGACGCCAAGTAACGTTTAAAACTGAAAAAGGTCCTGCATATCCGAAAGAAGAAACCTTAACAGTCCAAGATCTCGTTGTGGAAGACTACCGTGGCATCGCTAAGGTGAAAAACTTGAATCTGACCGTTCGCAAAGGTGAAATTGTCGGAATTGCGGGAATCGACGGAAACGGACAGTCAGAATTGATCGAAGCGATTACAGGACTCAGAAAAGTCAAGAGTGGAAAAGTGTTGATCCATGGCAAGGACGTCACTGGAATGAAACCGCGTAAAGTAACAGAATCTGGCGTTGGCCATATTCCGCAAGACCGTCACAAACATGGCTTAGTACTCGATTTTCCGATTGGGCATAACATCGCCTTGCAAACCTATTACCAAGCGCCAATCTCAAAATCCGGGATTATGGACTATAACAAGATTACAGAAAAAGCACAGCAGATCATTAAAGATTACGATGTGCGTACGCAAGGGCCTCATGAACCTGCACGGGCATTGTCCGGCGGAAATCAACAAAAAGCGATCATTGGCCGTGAAGTAGACCGCAATCCAGACTTGCTCATTGCAGCCCTTCCGACTCGCGGATTGGACGTGGGTGCCATCGAATTTATCCATAGCCGCTTGATTGAGCAGCGTGATAATGGCAAAGCGGTCTTATTGATTTCATTTGAATTGGACGAAGTCATGAACGTCTCCGACCGCATCGCTGTTATTCATGACGGCGAAATCGTCGATGTGGTGATTCCTGAAGAAACGACTGAACAACAACTGGGTCTTCTTATGGCGGGCCATGCGGAAAAAGACAAGAAAGGCGGGAAGCACAGTGTCGAATAG
- a CDS encoding BMP family lipoprotein — translation MIKRKFGVGLSLMLAAGVLAACGSDEDTSNGGESAEGGEGTEEASDFSVAMVTDVGGVDDKSFNQSAWEGVQQFGEENGLEKGDGGFDYLQSASDADYNTNLNNLIRRDFDVVFGIGFLMEGAVKEIAEQQPDAQIAIIDAVVEAPNVASVLFKEQEGAFLAGVAAALMTETDKIGFVGGMEIPVIERFEAGFLEGVKAVDDSIEVDVQYTGAFDKAELGKTTANRMYSAGADIIFHAAGGTGNGVFTEAKERIDSNPDEKVWVIGVDADQYEEGQAGDVNVTLTSVLKRVDTAVINISEQAMNGEFPGGETVTYGLSDDGVALADSRGAIPEDVMSQIEEFKEKVISGEIEVPETLSE, via the coding sequence TTGATTAAACGTAAATTTGGCGTAGGTTTATCATTAATGCTGGCGGCTGGCGTTCTTGCAGCATGCGGAAGCGACGAAGATACTTCAAACGGCGGCGAGTCTGCTGAAGGCGGAGAAGGCACTGAAGAAGCAAGCGATTTTTCTGTAGCGATGGTTACGGATGTTGGAGGCGTTGATGACAAATCCTTTAACCAATCTGCATGGGAAGGCGTTCAGCAATTCGGTGAAGAAAATGGCCTTGAAAAGGGCGACGGTGGGTTTGATTACCTCCAGTCCGCTTCCGACGCTGATTACAACACCAACTTGAATAACTTGATCCGCCGTGACTTCGATGTCGTTTTCGGAATCGGCTTCTTGATGGAAGGCGCTGTCAAAGAAATTGCTGAACAGCAGCCAGATGCACAAATTGCCATTATCGATGCAGTAGTAGAAGCTCCAAATGTTGCAAGCGTTTTGTTTAAAGAACAAGAAGGCGCGTTCCTTGCAGGCGTTGCAGCAGCATTGATGACAGAAACGGATAAAATCGGTTTTGTCGGAGGCATGGAAATTCCGGTTATCGAACGTTTCGAAGCTGGTTTCCTCGAAGGGGTAAAAGCTGTTGACGATTCAATCGAAGTCGATGTTCAATACACAGGTGCTTTTGATAAAGCAGAATTAGGTAAAACAACTGCTAACCGCATGTACAGTGCTGGAGCAGATATCATTTTCCACGCAGCAGGCGGAACTGGAAACGGCGTATTCACAGAAGCTAAAGAGCGCATCGATTCTAACCCTGATGAAAAAGTATGGGTTATCGGCGTTGATGCTGACCAATACGAAGAAGGACAAGCTGGCGATGTAAACGTTACATTGACATCTGTCTTGAAACGTGTCGACACAGCCGTAATCAATATTTCTGAGCAAGCCATGAACGGGGAATTCCCAGGTGGCGAAACGGTCACTTACGGTTTGTCTGATGATGGAGTGGCGCTTGCCGATTCACGCGGTGCGATCCCAGAAGATGTGATGAGCCAGATCGAAGAATTCAAAGAGAAAGTCATCAGCGGAGAAATCGAAGTTCCGGAAACACTTTCTGAATAA